The Hyalangium gracile genome window below encodes:
- a CDS encoding zinc-dependent alcohol dehydrogenase, with product MKRMMKAAVVRSFGQPLSLEEVPTPTPGPGQVLVKVVASGVCHTDLHAAQGDWPVKPTLPFIPGHEGAGYVAELGPGVTSLKEGDRVGVPWLHGACGACEHCITGWETLCASQTTTGYSVNGGFAEYVLAQASHVGRIPASVSFADAAPILCAGVTTYKGLKETEVRPGQWVVISGIGGLGHMAVQYAKAMGMRVAAVDLGEEKLALARSLGAEIALDARKDPATELQRLIGGAHGVLVTAVSPEAFRQSIDMLRPHGTCALVGLPPGEFATPIFEVVLKRLTIRGSIVGTRMDLQESLDLAAIGRVKATIHRQPLQAINDVFQRMRQGTINGRVVLAIGD from the coding sequence ATGAAGCGCATGATGAAGGCCGCTGTCGTCCGGAGCTTTGGCCAGCCACTCTCGCTCGAAGAGGTCCCCACGCCCACGCCGGGTCCCGGTCAGGTGCTGGTCAAGGTCGTCGCCAGCGGCGTCTGTCACACCGATCTGCACGCGGCGCAGGGCGACTGGCCGGTCAAGCCCACGCTCCCCTTCATCCCGGGCCATGAGGGCGCCGGCTACGTGGCCGAGCTGGGCCCGGGCGTCACCTCGCTCAAGGAGGGAGACCGCGTCGGAGTTCCCTGGCTCCACGGCGCGTGTGGCGCCTGCGAGCACTGCATCACGGGCTGGGAGACGCTCTGCGCCTCGCAGACGACCACGGGCTACTCCGTCAACGGAGGCTTCGCCGAGTACGTACTCGCGCAGGCGTCACACGTAGGGCGCATCCCCGCCTCCGTGAGCTTCGCCGACGCCGCGCCGATCCTCTGCGCCGGAGTCACCACCTACAAGGGACTCAAGGAGACGGAGGTCCGTCCCGGACAGTGGGTCGTCATCTCCGGCATCGGCGGCCTGGGCCACATGGCGGTGCAGTACGCCAAGGCCATGGGCATGCGCGTGGCCGCCGTGGATCTGGGCGAGGAGAAGCTGGCCCTGGCCCGCTCGCTCGGGGCCGAGATCGCCCTCGATGCCCGCAAGGATCCCGCCACGGAGCTGCAGCGCCTCATCGGCGGCGCCCATGGAGTGCTCGTCACCGCCGTCTCTCCCGAGGCGTTCCGCCAGTCCATCGACATGCTCCGCCCACACGGCACCTGCGCGCTCGTGGGCCTGCCGCCGGGCGAGTTCGCCACACCCATCTTCGAGGTCGTCCTCAAGCGCCTCACCATCCGCGGCTCCATCGTCGGCACTCGCATGGACCTGCAGGAGTCGCTCGATCTGGCCGCGATCGGACGGGTGAAGGCGACCATCCACCGCCAGCCGCTGCAGGCCATCAACGACGTGTTCCAGCGCATGCGCCAGGGGACCATCAACGGCCGCGTCGTGCTCGCCATCGGTGACTGA
- a CDS encoding tellurite resistance TerB family protein translates to MTQSPRDDSRFYTEVLKLLLQVITSDDQLEPEELQEFSTVASGWNVPPDQVTALLACLKEGKPLPAPDMGLLRSRPQDVIQAARMMAASDQHVDSDEIGMLMEIRTLLGI, encoded by the coding sequence ATGACGCAATCCCCCCGCGACGACAGCCGCTTCTACACCGAGGTCCTCAAGCTGCTCCTGCAGGTCATCACGAGTGACGACCAGCTCGAGCCCGAGGAGCTCCAGGAGTTCTCCACGGTGGCCAGCGGCTGGAACGTGCCCCCCGACCAGGTGACGGCGCTCCTGGCCTGTCTGAAGGAGGGCAAGCCCCTGCCCGCGCCCGACATGGGCCTGCTGCGCAGCCGGCCGCAGGACGTCATCCAGGCCGCGCGAATGATGGCGGCCAGCGATCAGCACGTCGACAGCGACGAGATCGGGATGTTGATGGAGATCCGCACGCTGCTGGGCATCTGA